The genomic DNA CAGGTCACCGACGACGGTCGCGGCATCCCGGTGGCCATGCATGCCACCGGCATCCCGACCATCGACGTCGTGATGACGGTTCTGCACGCCGGCGGCAAGTTCGAAGAGGGCGCCTATCAGGTGTCGGGCGGCCTGCACGGTGTGGGTGTCTCGGTGGTGAACGCCCTGTCGTCGCGTTTGGAAGCGGACGTCCGCACCGACGGATACGAGTGGTTTCAGACCTACGACAACTCAGTCCCGGGGACCCTGAAAAAGGGTGAGAAGACCAAAGAGACCGGTACCACCATCCGGTTCTGGGCGGATCCGGATGTCTTCGAGACCACGGTTTATGACTTCGAGACCATCGCCCGGCGCCTGCAGGAGATGGCGTTCCTGAACAAGGGCCTGACCATCGAGCTCACTGACGAACGGGTCACGCAGGCCGAGGTCGTCGACGAGGTGGTCGCCGACACCGCCGCGGCCCCCAAGACTGCGGAGGAGGAGGCGGCCGAGGCCAAGGCGCCCCACAAGGTAAAGCACCGGACCTTCCATTACCCGGGCGGTCTGGTCGACTTCGTCAAGCACATCAACCGGACCAAGACCGCGATCCAGCCCAGCGTGATCGATTTCGACGGCAAGGGCACCGGCCACGAGGTCGAGATCGCGATGCAGTGGAATGCCGGTTACTCCGAGTCGGTCCACACGTTCGCCAACACCATCAACACCCACGAAGGCGGCACCCACGAGGAAGGTTTCCGCGCAGCGCTGACCACCGTGGTGAACAAGTACGCCAAGGACAAGAAGCTGCTGAAGGACAAGGATCCGAACCTCACCGGCGACGACATTCGTGAGGGGCTGGCGGCCGTCATCTCGGTGAAGGTGTCCCAACCGCAGTTCGAGGGCCAGACCAAGACCAAGCTCGGCAACACCGAGGTGAAGTCCTTCGTGCAGAAGATCTGTAATGAGCAACTGACCCACTGGTTCGAGGCGAACCCGGCCGAAGCGAAAACTGTGGTGAACAAAGCAGTTTCGTCGGCACAGGCACGTATCGCCGCGCGCAAGGCGCGAGAGCTGGTGCGGCGAAAGAGCGCCACTGATATCGGCGGGTTGCCCGGCAAGCTCGCCGACTGCCGCTCTACTGATCCGACGAAGTCCGAACTGTATGTGGTGGAGGGCGATTCGGCCGGCGGCTCGGCCAAGAGTGGCCGCGACTCGATGTTCCAGGCGATCCTGCCGTTGCGCGGCAAGATCATCAATGTTGAAAAGGCCCGTATCGACCGGGTTTTGAAGAACACCGAAGTCCAGGCCATCATCACCGCCCTGGGCACCGGTATTCACGACGAGTTCGATCTCAGCAAGCTGCGGTATCACAAGATCGTGTTGATGGCCGATGCCGACGTCGACGGTCAGCACATCTCCACCCTGCTGCTGACCCTGCTGTTCCGTTTCATGAAACCGCTGGTCGAGCACGGCCACATCTTCCTGGCGCAGCCGCCGCTGTACAAACTCAAGTGGCAGCGTCAGGAACCGGAATTCGCCTACTCCGACCGTGAGCGCGACGGGCTGCTCGAGGCCGGCAAGGCAGCCGGCAAGCGGATCAACATCGACGACGGTATTCAGCGTTACAAGGGTCTGGGCGAGATGGACGCCAAGGAACTGTGGGAAACCACCATGGATCCGTCAGTGCGGGTATTGCGTCAAGTGACGCTCGATGATGCTGCTGCGGCCGACGAGCTGTTCTCCATCCTGATGGGTGAAGACGTCGAAGCACGACGCAGCTTCATCACGCGCAATGCCAAAGACGTTCGCTTCCTGGACGTTTAAGACATTCACCGGCTAGATCAAAACCGAGGATCACATGACTGACACCACGTTGCCACCCGGCGACGGAACCTCTGACCGCATCGAACCGGTCGACATTCAACACGAGATGCAGCGCAGCTACATCGATTACGCCATGAGCGTCATCGTCGGGCGCGCCCTTCCCGAGGTGCGCGACGGGCTCAAGCCCGTGCACCGCCGCGTGCTCTACGCGATGTACGACTCAGGCTTCCGCCCGGACCGCAGCCATGCGAAATCGGCGCGCTCAGTGGCCGAGACGATGGGTAACTATCACCCGCACGGTGACTCCTCGATCTACGACACCCTGGTCCGGATGGCCCAGCCCTGGTCGTTGCGTTACCCGTTGGTCGACGGTCAAGGTAACTTCGGCTCGCCGGGTAACGACCCCGCGGCGGCAATGCGGTACACGGAAGCCCGACTGACTCCGCTGGCCATGGAGATGTTGCGGGAAATCGACGAGGAAACAGTCGAGTTCATCCCCAACTACGACGGCCGGGTGCAGGAACCCACGGTGCTGCCGAGCCGGTTCCCCAACCTGCTGGCCAATGGCTCGGGCGGTATCGCCGTCGGCATGGCCACCAACATCCCGCCGCACAACCTGCGGGAGTTGGCCGAGGCGGTGTACTGGTGCCTGGAGAACCATGAAGCCGACGAAGAGGCCACGCTGGCCGCGATGTGCGAGCGGGTCAAGGGTCCCGACTTCCCCACCCACGGCCTGATCGTCGGATCGCAGGGCATCCACGACGCCTACACCACCGGCCGCGGCTCCATCCGGATGCGCGGTGTGGTGGAGATCGAAGAGGACAGCCGAGGCCGCACCGGCATCGTCATCACCGAACTGCCGTACCAGGTCAACCACGACAACTTCATTACCTCGATCGCCGAGCAGGTGCGGGACGGCAAGCTGGCCGGCATCTCCAACATCGAGGACCAGTCCAGTGACCGCGTCGGTCTGCGAATTGTGGTGGAGCTCAAGCGCGATGCCGTCGCCAAGGTGGTGCTGAACAACCTCTACAAGCACACCCAGCTACAGACCAGCTTCGGCGCCAACATGCTGTCGATCGTCGACGGGGTGCCTCGCACACTGCGGCTGGACCAGATGATCCGGTACTACGTCGCACACCAACTCGATGTCATCGTGCGGCGTACCCGCTATCGGTTGCGCAAGGCCAACGAGCGGGCCCACATCCTGCGCGGACTGGTCAAGGCGCTCGACGCGCTCGACGAGGTGATCGCTCTGATCCGGGCGTCGCAGACCGTGGAGATCGCCCGGGCCGGCCTGATCGAGCTGCTCGACATAGACGAGATCCAGGCCCAGGCGATCCTCGACATGCAGCTGCGCCGGTTGGCTGCCCTGGAGCGGCAGAAGATCGTCGACGACCTGGCGAAGATCGAGGCCGAGATCGCCGACCTCGAGGACATTCTGGCCAAACCGGAACGGCAGCGGGCGATCGTGCACGATGAGCTCGCAGAGATAGTCGAGAAGCACGGCGATGATCGCCGGACCCGCATCATGCCGGCCGACGGTGAGGTCAGCGACGAGGATCTGATCGCGCGGGAGGACGTGGTCGTCACGATCACCGAGACCGGATATGCCAAGCGCACCAAGACCGACCTCTACCGCAGCCAGAAGCGCGGCGGCAAGGGTGTGCAGGGCGCGGGCCTCAAGGCCGACGACATCGTCAACCATTTCTTCGTCTGCTCCACCCACGACTGGATCCTGTTTTTCACCACGCAGGGCCGGGTGTACCGGGCCAAGGCCTACGAGCTGCCGGAAACCTCACGCACCGCGCGCGGTCAGCACGTGGCGAACCTGCTGGCCTTCCAGCCCGAGGAGCGCATCGCCCAGGTCATCCAGATCAAGAGCTACGAGGATGCGCCGTATCTGGTGCTGGCAACTCGCAAGGGTCTGGTGAAGAAATCCAAGCTGGTCGACTTCGACTCCAACCGGTCCGGAGGCATCGTGGCGGTCAATCTCCGCGACGGTGACGA from Mycobacterium sp. DL440 includes the following:
- the gyrB gene encoding DNA topoisomerase (ATP-hydrolyzing) subunit B encodes the protein MAAQNQYGADSIKVLEGLEAVRKRPGMYIGSTGERGLHHLVWEVVDNAVDEAMAGFASKVDVRILEDGGVQVTDDGRGIPVAMHATGIPTIDVVMTVLHAGGKFEEGAYQVSGGLHGVGVSVVNALSSRLEADVRTDGYEWFQTYDNSVPGTLKKGEKTKETGTTIRFWADPDVFETTVYDFETIARRLQEMAFLNKGLTIELTDERVTQAEVVDEVVADTAAAPKTAEEEAAEAKAPHKVKHRTFHYPGGLVDFVKHINRTKTAIQPSVIDFDGKGTGHEVEIAMQWNAGYSESVHTFANTINTHEGGTHEEGFRAALTTVVNKYAKDKKLLKDKDPNLTGDDIREGLAAVISVKVSQPQFEGQTKTKLGNTEVKSFVQKICNEQLTHWFEANPAEAKTVVNKAVSSAQARIAARKARELVRRKSATDIGGLPGKLADCRSTDPTKSELYVVEGDSAGGSAKSGRDSMFQAILPLRGKIINVEKARIDRVLKNTEVQAIITALGTGIHDEFDLSKLRYHKIVLMADADVDGQHISTLLLTLLFRFMKPLVEHGHIFLAQPPLYKLKWQRQEPEFAYSDRERDGLLEAGKAAGKRINIDDGIQRYKGLGEMDAKELWETTMDPSVRVLRQVTLDDAAAADELFSILMGEDVEARRSFITRNAKDVRFLDV
- the gyrA gene encoding DNA gyrase subunit A, producing the protein MTDTTLPPGDGTSDRIEPVDIQHEMQRSYIDYAMSVIVGRALPEVRDGLKPVHRRVLYAMYDSGFRPDRSHAKSARSVAETMGNYHPHGDSSIYDTLVRMAQPWSLRYPLVDGQGNFGSPGNDPAAAMRYTEARLTPLAMEMLREIDEETVEFIPNYDGRVQEPTVLPSRFPNLLANGSGGIAVGMATNIPPHNLRELAEAVYWCLENHEADEEATLAAMCERVKGPDFPTHGLIVGSQGIHDAYTTGRGSIRMRGVVEIEEDSRGRTGIVITELPYQVNHDNFITSIAEQVRDGKLAGISNIEDQSSDRVGLRIVVELKRDAVAKVVLNNLYKHTQLQTSFGANMLSIVDGVPRTLRLDQMIRYYVAHQLDVIVRRTRYRLRKANERAHILRGLVKALDALDEVIALIRASQTVEIARAGLIELLDIDEIQAQAILDMQLRRLAALERQKIVDDLAKIEAEIADLEDILAKPERQRAIVHDELAEIVEKHGDDRRTRIMPADGEVSDEDLIAREDVVVTITETGYAKRTKTDLYRSQKRGGKGVQGAGLKADDIVNHFFVCSTHDWILFFTTQGRVYRAKAYELPETSRTARGQHVANLLAFQPEERIAQVIQIKSYEDAPYLVLATRKGLVKKSKLVDFDSNRSGGIVAVNLRDGDELVGAVLCSAEDDLLLVSAKGQSIRFSATDEALRPMGRATSGVQGMRFNEEDQLLSLNVVQPDTYLLVATAGGYAKRTAIEEYSPQGRGGKGILTIQYDRKRGTLVGALIVDDETELYAITSGGGVIRTAARQVRKAGRQTKGVRLMNLGEGDTLIAIARNAEEDSEADEAESDEE